A part of Onthophagus taurus isolate NC chromosome 7, IU_Otau_3.0, whole genome shotgun sequence genomic DNA contains:
- the LOC111429389 gene encoding SAGA-associated factor 29: protein MPLTADTIAAQHVQERLKALYQLVHDIEKKRQQSEHGINNIQKMQNSQDEKSSQHYQMKLKGLYKNAIAHAEQEEEVLRKALQKITEIRNIKNERRIQTRHTINKDTIRRGPWMKMLLSSAQTLPLFVSKIGEKPPPLCGAVPADPNYVAKVGDMVAALVKVADGDGDCILAEVVSYNHTTNKYEVDDILEEQNQKERHTLSKRRVIPLPLMRANPETDSSALFPLGTVVMALYPQTTCFYKAIVNKQPATHMDEYVLLFEDPSYAEGYSDPLCVAQRYVIALKLKTKQA from the exons aTGCCTTTAACAGCAGATACCATAGCTGCCCAACATGTACAAGAACGTTTAAAAGCTTTGTACCAATTGGTGCATGACATTGAGAAGAAGAGACAACAAAGTGAACATGGGATTAATAATATTCAGAAAATGCAAAACTCTCAAGATGAGAAATCCTCACAACATTATCAG ATGAAATTAAAAGGTTTATACAAAAACGCAATAGCTCACGCTgaacaagaagaagaagtctTGAGAAAAGCTTTACAAAAAATCACCGAAATACGGAACATTAAAAACGAACGTAGAATTCag ACTCGTcatacaattaataaagacaCCATTCGTCGCGGTCCTTGgatgaaaatgttactaagtTCTGCACAAACACTTCCGTTATTCGTAAGTAAAATTGGTGAAAAGCCACCGCCTTTATGCGGTGCTGTTCCCGCCGATCCAAATTATGTAGCCAAGGTTGGCGATATGGTGGCCGCTTTGGTTAAAGTAGCCGACGGTGATGGTGATTGCATCCTAGCGGAAGTAGTCAGTTATAATCACACCACGAATAAGTACGAAGTTGATGATATTTTGGAAGAACAAAATCAAAAGGAACGTCACACGTTGAGTAAGCGACGAGTTATACCTTTACCCTTAATGAGAGCAAATCCTGAAACTGACTCAAGTGCTTTATTTCCACTAGGAACAGTAG tgATGGCTTTATATCCACAAACGACCTGTTTTTATAAAGCTATTGTAAATAAGCAACCTGCGACTCATATGGATGAATATGTATTGTTGTTTGAAGATCCAAGTTATGCTGAAGGTTACAGTGATCCTTTGTGTGTTGCTCAACGTTACGTTATTGCCTTAAAACTGAAAACAAAACAAGCTTGA